A single window of Euwallacea similis isolate ESF13 chromosome 32, ESF131.1, whole genome shotgun sequence DNA harbors:
- the LOC136418103 gene encoding nicotinamidase-like, translated as MSSTKSIDPTHTSSVLLDDMDACLVAFDKNCDGSLNYQEFKELSKALFKDPTGQTYPVKDQILKEIFEIFDKNGDGQIDRNEFCFCWYNWIKTIVKPISALLVIDVQNDFICGTLDIRNCSAKHNGEDVVGPINDLLDSVDFDAVFYSYDWHPEDHVSFIDNIHLRKLHESTPVKSEEAKVYDTVVFDGDPPRSQKLWPRHCVQNTWGSELYKDLKVVDNAVKIYKGTNPEVDSYSAFWDNSKLTDTKMEAQLKSRNITDVYVCGIAYDVCVGATAADAIVSGFRTILLDDCCRGVDLLDIEKTKENIVKNHGIMATSEEVPDLIKGNDRRPELGYKLALNLSKRI; from the exons ATGTCTAGCACAAAATCCATTGATCCAACGCACACGAGTTCCGTGTTGCTCGACGACATGGACGCGTGTTTGGTGGCCTTCGACAAGAACTG TGACGGGTCTTTAAACTACCAAGAATTCAAGGAATTGTCCAAGGCCCTCTTCAAGGACCCGACGGGTCAGACATACCCGGTGAAAGATCAAATCTtgaaagaaattttcgagatttttgacaaaaatggaGATGGTCAGATCGATCGTAACGAGTTCTGCTTTTGCTGGTATAATTGGATCAAAACG aTAGTTAAGCCCATATCAGCTTTGCTGGTAATTGATGTGCAGAACGATTTTATCTGTGGTACCTTGGACATCAGGAACTGCTCAGCAAAGCACAATGGGGAAGATGTGGTGGGACCTATAAATGATTTATTGGACAGCGTGGATTTTGATGCGGTTTTTTATTCTTATGATTGGCACCCGGAGGATCATGTGTCGTTCATTGACAATATACA TCTCAGAAAGTTGCATGAATCTACTCCTGTAAAATCTGAAGAAGCCAAAGTCTATGACACCGTAGTATTCGACGGTGACCCACCCAGAAGCCAAAAACTATGGCCCAGACACTGCGTCCAAAACACCTGGGGAAGCGAACTTTATAAAGACCTTAAG GTAGTAGACAATGCAGTAAAAATCTACAAAGGCACCAACCCTGAAGTAGATTCGTATTCGGCTTTTTGGGACAACTCTAAGCTCACAGACACTAAAATGGAGGCTCAACTCAAGTCTAGGAATATTACTGATGTGTATGTGTGTGGGATTGCCTATGATGTCTGCGTAG GGGCAACCGCAGCTGATGCTATAGTCAGCGGTTTCAGAACCATTCTTCTTGATGATTGCTGCAGAGGGGTGGATTTGCTAGACATAGAAAAAACTAAGGAAAACATTGTCAAAAACCATGGAATAATGGCTACTTCTGAAGAAGTTCCAGACCTTATTAAAGGGAATGATAGGCGTCCAGAGTTAGGCTACAAACTAGCCCTAAATCTGTCTAAAAGAATCTAA